One Leishmania major strain Friedlin complete genome, chromosome 29 DNA segment encodes these proteins:
- a CDS encoding conserved hypothetical protein (previous protein_id=AAZ09675.1) — protein sequence MGRVGQARGTREATKTNKEAGAADGKAAASLSRRVQPTAASVQQKSASSLPTSVNADEQLKESVAFFVRGSSSQEEAAESVENEGKRDGGDLCPSPSAQRKRASLRAARFRGSARRLEATEARDAADETDAVIGGDSDVFSEPPTEDPVGATLEEAFGGNDEPERESGERCSGRGTETRLDGITQAEEGDGTAVTRRARRRNLKASTVDAAAGEADATGTSSLPEDSEECAADTAAVDEEMANRYLALAFPELAAEYAAAGDGANAIPVNDVMTDSAVVAAWRCVKCDHVWRSGVFVRCILKNGCPQCTANRTSTLAKARPDLLQLWDYNRNNPFLKPEEIAADSKESVFWNCPMCRESYAARVKDRALDKVRCPSCALLRSQSAGVLAAEESVVLQEWHPLKNGDLHIEQLSPTDTKTKVWWLCAGCGHEWEASLAARLARWRRSRRSLCPVCHGKGVTDLVQ from the coding sequence ATGGGCCGCGTCGGCCAGGCGAGAGGCACCAGAGAAGCCACCAAGACAAACAAGGAGGCGGGCGCGGCTGACGGTAAGGCCGCGGCATCCTTGTCGCGGCGAGTACAGCCGACCGCCGCGTCTGTTCAGCAGAAGTCAGCCTCATCGTTACCCACCTCTGTAAACGCGGACGAACAGCTCAAGGAGAGTGTGGCGTTCTTTGTTCGAGGCAGCTCTTCGCAAGAGGAAGCAGCTGAGTCAGTGGAGAACGAGGGCAAAAGAGACGGCGGCGATCTGTGCCCTTCCCCGTCAGCGCAACGTAAGCGCGCGAGTCTCCGCGCAGCACGTttccgcggcagcgctcgaCGACTTGAAGCAACGGAGGCGCGCGATGCCGCGGACGAAACGGACGCCGTTatcggcggcgacagcgacgtgTTTTCAGAGCCACCCACAGAGGACCCCGTGGGTGCCACTTTGGAGGAGGCGTTTGGTGGAAATGATGAGcccgagagggagagcggcgagcgATGTAGTGGCAGGGGCACCGAGACACGCCTGGACGGCATTACCCAGGCGGAGGAAGGTGACGGTACGGCTGTGACTCGGCGAGCGCGACGCCGTAATCTCAAGGCGTCGACCGTGGACGCGGCCGCTGGCGAGGCCGATGCAACCGGCACGTCTTCTTTGCCAGAAGACAGCGAAGAATGTGCGGCGGACACGGCTGCTGTTGACGAGGAAATGGCAAACCGTTACTTGGCCCTTGCGTTCCCCGAATTGGCGGCCGAGtacgccgctgcaggcgaCGGTGCCAACGCTATCCCTGTGAACGACGTCATGACGGACTCGGCGGTGGttgcggcgtggcgctgcgtcaAGTGCGACCACGTCTGGCGTAGCGGTGTGTTCGTGCGGTGCATCCTCAAGAACGGATGCCCGCAGTGCACTGCAAACAGGACCTCAACGCTGGCGAAGGCGCGGCCTGATCTGCTTCAGCTGTGGGACTACAACCGCAACAACCCGTTTCTCAAGCCTGAGGAGATCGCCGCGGACAGCAAGGAGAGTGTTTTTTGGAACTGTCCAATGTGTCGCGAGAGCTATGCCGCTCGCGTGAAGGACCGGGCTCTCGACAAGGTCAGGTGCCCAtcgtgcgcgctgctgcgttcTCAGTCAGCTGGTGTGCTggccgcggaggagagcgtTGTGCTGCAGGAGTGGCATCCACTAAAGAACGGCGATCTCCACATTGAGCAGCTGTCGCCGACGGACACGAAGACAAAGGTGTGGTGGCTGTGCGCCGGGTGCGGACATGAGTGGGAAGCCTCGCTTGCCGCTCGTCTcgcacgctggcggcgtAGCAGGAGAAGTCTTTGCCCCGTGTGCCACGGAAAAGGTGTGACAGACCTCGTGCAGTGA
- a CDS encoding conserved hypothetical protein (previous protein_id=AAZ09676.1), giving the protein MLRHSTSLRHSAIMAVMAVALLLMTSTARGHGADSATPLLCDDNAAFYTTSSDGTALGILLYEGVISCASNEATFITVAKDPASPNAVVALSGWSYLVSVNDRAPATFTLYAMCGDTVKCQSNVTYALPQPMASSSSSDELPLTSLSSSSTDSVLPSPTYPLCSHASKSCSYSVGEVYHGIFPMDIQEGGCVYTTRITGEPTVGTVVVATSGLSYTYSTPQTAAVGYHISLGYTVQCNGITVCADTVDVVLGPASVTTAPPTSTPAPTPAPPETLPWCSHQTYVQTYRIGEVYFGDLLLDVKDTECRYTATIEDPSVGAAVVAEPSDPLGYVYSTSDDIVPQNTSIPYTIACNGVNICRGLVAIHLTYDPPACPNSVAAFLLEPGGSVTGTISSGAVCSSGATPSPSILSPVPGLSLDADGNFVFQAPDAEMEVVAMVLMKCSEEVLCQMKVMFLVAHTTTAPPTTSTTTTAAPIVMCPKLFRYEVPTGQAISDTIDPVPTSSCNITTCLLVNSSSDISGSLLLNLLGEFYYEAPMSQAVDYAAVDVYCAKVFVCRTQLVFIAYTRLPTTSTTMPPLPPCANVYYYQTTPGVAISASLNNMPGQDMCAHGRYFTLNTSPQAGSVNVSLIGDFVYVPPTYEGQFSFTFTMHCMSQQYCTGTAYFLVSNEWTLVPGPTDSPVDPDRNASITNEQITCRGTCNASAWKTYPNRKVWDTTPGTGYARKDGRPVDGMTVTWRNKSLVVLVYSLIGNLGVRFPTFEPITTTQRAYMEPKDFAGSVAPGSPGFEMSCLANQGRTGMGEDVWKWFSLSLDSGTGGVGAYYNSGQSWYQKFGGKHVNCDIFTDPCRYAPLLTPANHTNTSLGRWTVDVDDCDATWTGVFAYSSMGKMVKYDGSPVWSFVGNLQLQGTLYSEAVQARSWLEPGQFDALCSSHNILINLHQIVAVSKTSMQEPLISVDAEFFTYLDNETQDQAFGINMLIYPFVDSYMTTSYARDRHVKGFKWILQDWISPSDEHCPTCTGSKMKCVAPLQGADDSYTGPSFPEGNCANGEGRVHLFKGPATMPGDCPNSKMHVFNHTGFSPTRNCNTAYQNVTLRGIVPGSSGLNETLSRAFHYEGTVQLVLLMDDHSYKRLNLHLSMYVSRLSKDSPRMKGGLSTCRSGSYWPVLDPLGSSLASSPFPLSVAAATPLCIDDLSSSYGPNDWALFAVNMPGVEPSEVTVRSVYVQHNNSRIYLIYKDPRTGVVSIPDSDADGDWWQYKYPFLAFRDLAAHVKNNSITYSALMASSAAAADVVYAFTFIPGALGVDTDIEVVVEALIQSSMAAESTTEFRRMLHIDPLLTQLSRQGPPSPHSSSKREQNKTDFYARGATAGVAVVLVVTAIFFMLADNSRPLPKWVPRGKLIKETVLSLLPAGLRGKKKPKRTVHKDMYDAMSSGAY; this is encoded by the coding sequence ATGCTGCGCCACTCGACATCGCTGCGCCATTCAGCCATCATGGCAGTGATGGCTGTGGCACTGCTTTTGATGACCTCCACGGCGCGCGGGCATGGCGCTGACTCAGCTacccctcttctctgtgaCGACAATGCCGCCTTTTACACCACCAGCTCCGACGGCACAGCGCTTGGCATCCTCCTATACGAGGGTGTCATCTCGTGCGCCTCCAACGAGGCCACCTTCATCACGGTCGCGAAAGATCCTGCGTCCCCTAACGCCGTGGTGGCTTTGAGTGGGTGGAGCTACCTGGTGAGCGTCAACGACCGCGCACCGGCAACGTTTACACTGTATGCGATGTGCGGCGACACGGTCAAGTGCCAGTCGAACGTCACCTACGCTCTGCCGCAACCGATGGcgtcgtcttcctcctcaGATGAGTTACCGCTGACATCGCTGTCTTCCAGCTCCACCGATAGTGTGCTGCCCAGCCCCACGTATCCATTGTGCTCGCACGCATCCAAGTCGTGCAGCTACTCAGTTGGCGAGGTATACCATGGCATATTCCCGATGGATATACAGGAGGGAGGCTGCGTCTACACGACACGCATCACCGGTGAGCCGACTGTCGGcaccgtggtggtggccacGTCGGGGCTTTCTTACACCTACTCCACTCCCCAAACCGCCGCGGTCGGCTACCACATCTCGCTGGGCTACACCGTGCAGTGCAATGGCATTACTGTGTGTGCTGACACGGTGGACGTGGTGCTAGGGCCTGCGTCGGTCACGACAGCTCCACCGACATCGACCCCTGCCCcaacaccggcgccgccagaAACGCTGCCTTGGTGCTCGCACCAAACCTACGTCCAAACCTACCGCATTGGCGAAGTGTACTTTGGTGATCTGCTGCTGGACGTGAAGGACACTGAGTGCAGGTACACGGCAACTATCGAGGATCCGTCTGTAGGCGCGGCCGTCGTCGCGGAGCCGTCCGACCCCCTGGGCTATGTTTACTCCACCAGTGACGACATAGTGCCACAGAACACGAGCATTCCGTACACCATCGCGTGCAACGGCGTGAACATCTGCCGCGGTTTAGTAGCAATTCACTTGACGTACGACCCCCCAGCCTGCCCGaacagcgtcgccgccttccTTTTGGAGCCCGGCGGCTCCGTGACGGGTACGAtaagcagcggcgccgtgtGCAGCTCCGGTGCAACCCCATCGCCCTCCATCCTGTCTCCCGTGCCGGGGCTCTCCCTCGATGCGGATGGCAATTTCGTCTTCCAGGCCCCCGATGCTgagatggaggtggtggcgatggtgctgATGAAGTGCAGTGAGGAGGTTCTGTGCCAGATGAAGGTCATGTTTCTCGTTGCCCACACAACCACGGCGCCCccgacgacgtcgacgacaacgaccgcGGCGCCGATCGTGATGTGCCCCAAGCTTTTCCGGTACGAAGTGCCGACTGGGCAGGCGATAAGCGACACCATCGACCCCGtccccacctcctcgtgcaATATCACCACGTGCTTGCTTgtgaacagcagcagcgacatcagcggctctctgctgctgaacCTGCTAGGGGAGTTCTACTACGAGGCGCCCATGTCGCAGGCAGTAGACTACGCCGCCGTAGACGTGTACTGCGCCAAGGTGTTTGTGTGCCGTACACAGCTGGTGTTCATCGCCTACACCCGACttcccaccacctccacgacgatgccgccgctgccgccgtgcgcgaATGTGTACTACTACCAAACAACCCCCGGCGTGGCCATCAGCGCGTCTCTGAACAACATGCCCGGACAAGATATGTGTGCGCACGGCCGCTACTTTACACTCAACACCTCCCCGCAGGCGGGGAGCGTCAATGTGTCGCTGATTGGAGACTTTGTGTACGTACCACCGACATACGAGGGCCAGTTTTCCTTCACGTTCACCATGCACTGCATGAGCCAGCAATACTGCACTGGCACGGCCTACTTCCTTGTGTCGAATGAATGGACGCTGGTCCCGGGGCCGACAGATTCCCCAGTCGACCCGGACAGAAATGCCAGCATCACCAACGAGCAGATCACCTGCCGCGGCACGTGTAACGCGAGCGCCTGGAAGACGTACCCAAACAGGAAGGTGTGGGACACCACACCTGGCACCGGTTACGCGCGCAAGGATGGCCGCCCAGTCGACGGCATGACAGTAACGTGGCGCAACAAATcgctcgtcgtcctcgtctaCAGTCTGATTGGAAACCTCGGCGTGCGCTTCCCCACCTTCGAGCCTATCACAACGACCCAGAGGGCGTACATGGAGCCAAAGGACTTTGCCGGCAGCGTTGCCCCCGGCTCCCCTGGTTTTGAGATGAGCTGCCTGGCCAACCAAGGTCGCACCGGCATGGGCGAGGATGTGTGGAAGTGGTTTAGTCTGTCTCTCGActccggcaccggcggcgttggcgcctACTACAACTCCGGCCAGTCCTGGTACCAGAAGTTTGGCGGCAAGCACGTGAACTGCGACATCTTCACCGATCCATGCCGctacgcgccgctgctgacgccgGCGAACCACACGAACACTTCCCTTGGCCGCTGGACGGTCGACGTGGACGACTGCGATGCCACGTGGACAGGCGTATTCGCGTACAGCTCGATGGGGAAAATGGTGAAATATGATGGGTCTCCGGTGTGGTCGTTTGTCGGGAAcctccagctgcagggcACGCTCTACTCCGAGGCTGTGCAGGCGAGGTCGTGGCTCGAGCCCGGCCAGTTCGACGCGCTCTGCAGTAGCCACAACATCCTCATCAACCTGCATCAAATCGTCGCCGTGAGCAAGACGAGTATGCAGGAGCCCCTCATCTCCGTTGACGCCGAGTTCTTCACGTACCTGGACAACGAGACGCAGGACCAGGCGTTCGGCATCAACATGCTCATCTACCCCTTCGTGGACTCGTACATGACCACCAGCTACGCCCGCGACCGCCACGTGAAAGGGTTCAAGTGGATATTACAGGACTGGATATCGCCCAGCGACGAGCACTGCCCGACGTGCACCGGTTCGAAGATGAAGtgtgtggcgccgctgcaggggGCGGACGACTCCTACACGGGGCCTAGCTTCCCGGAGGGGAACTGCGCCAATGGCGAGGGCCGTGTGCACCTATTCAAGGGGCCTGCCACGATGCCGGGCGACTGCCCAAATAGCAAGATGCACGTCTTCAACCACACCGGGTTCTCCCCGACGCGGAACTGCAATACGGCGTACCAGAAcgtgacgctgcgcggcatcgtgccgggcagcagcggcctcaaCGAGACCCTCTCGCGCGCCTTCCACTACGAGGGCACGGTGCAGCTTGTGCTGCTCATGGACGACCACAGTTACAAGCGGCTGAACCTGCATCTGTCCATGTACGTCTCCCGTCTCTCAAAGGATTCTCCGCGCATGAAGGGTGGGCTCAGcacgtgccgcagcggcagctacTGGCCGGTGCTCGACCCGCTCGGCTCGTCGCTGGCGTCGAGCCCGTTTCCCCTgagcgtcgcagcagcgacgccgttgTGCATTGACGACCTCAGCTCCTCGTACGGTCCGAACGATTGGGCCCTCTTTGCCGTCAACATGCCCGGTGTTGAGCCGAGCGAGGTGACGGTGCGCAGCGTGTACGTGCAGCACAACAACTCGCGTATCTATCTCATCTACAAGGACCCGAGAACTGGTGTGGTTTCTATCCCGGACAGCGACGCTGACGGTGACTGGTGGCAGTACAAGTACCCCTTCCTCGCCTTCCGTGACTTGGCGGCCCACGTGAAGAACAACAGCATCACCTACAGCGCGCTTATGGCGtcgtccgcggcggcggcggatgtTGTGTATGCCTTTACCTTCATCCCTGGCGCGCTAGGGGTGGACACAGACATCGAGGTGGTGGTCGAGGCCCTCATCCAGTCTAGTATGGCGGCGGAAAGCACGACAGAGTTCCGCCGTATGTTGCACATCGACCCGCTGCTGACGCAGCTCAGCCGCCAGGGCCCGCCGTCACCGCATTCCTCGTCGAAGCGTGAGCAGAACAAGACGGACTTTTACGCCAggggcgccaccgccggtgtGGCTGTCGTCCTGGTGGTGACTGCCATCTTCTTCATGTTAGCGGACAACAGCCGCCCTTTGCCCAAGTGGGTGCCGCGCGGCAAACTCATCAAGGAGAcggtgctgtcgctgctgccggctggCTTGCGTGGGAAGAAAAAGCCGAAGCGCACGGTTCACAAGGACATGTACGACGCCATGAGCTCCGGCGCGTACTGA
- a CDS encoding putative GTP-binding protein (previous protein_id=AAZ09677.1), which yields MNQLISVINELHDAFAGVKMNIKLNLPQIAVVGSQSCGKSSVLESIVGKDFLPRGSGIVTRCPLVLQLVQLPKSNEEEWGEFLHIPNKKFYDFNEIQNEITRRTIEIAGPSAITDKPINLKVYSSAVLNLTLVDLPGLVMNAVGDQPKDIDRQIKDMVTRYVLPKNTIILAISPANTDLATSQSLRLAKQLDPEGVRTVGVLTKIDLMDKGTDCFDVLQNRVLQLRHGFVGVVCRSQQDINDCKSMEDARRSEYEFFANSPIYSPIAEEAGTAYLSKKLNFLLLEHIKAVIPDLKHHVDQLMEATKKQMEKLGMFEQDITEPTAQLLYLIKVFSDALNQTIDGGITDATKELLGGARLDYIFHECFATYVTSLSATKDLTDDYIRINTRNMAGMHATLFPSDQVFVALSKQQINRLEEPCIKCVTFVYEELGKIVEICAGKVDRYPNLKEAVIAICKKMLFDYRLPTSTHVRTIIKAERGFINVKHPMMDELAQRALSNIYGTTSGESSSPPRNSSGPNASAAGGTQADPKQSGKDIKKDDKRGVRDEKRPEKPKEQGNTDSAISPGNKSDMNDVPSRIMLGKTMTMHEQFMNSAIREMVEGYFSIVKGNVADQVPKAITLLMITRLREEVYARLVSELYSDKTAKALLSEPPGIATQRKAAKEMLEALTKAQNALNSVRDYQLTKEPASSMQAGT from the coding sequence ATGAACCAGTTGATCAGCGTGATCAATGAGCTTCACGACGCCTTCGCCGGCGTCAAGATGAACATCAAACTCAACCTCCCCCAGATCGCTGTCGTCGGTAGTCAGAGCTGTGGCAAGAGCTCTGTGCTGGAGTCGATCGTCGGCAAGGACTTTTTGCCGCGCGGATCCGGCATTGTCACACGCTGCCCtctcgtgctgcagctcgtgcagctgccCAAGTCaaacgaggaggagtggggcGAGTTCCTGCACATTCCCAACAAGAAGTTCTATGACTTCAACGAGATCCAAAACGAAATCACACGCCGCACGATCGAAATAGCCGGCCCGTCTGCGATCACGGATAAGCCGATTAACCTCAAGGTTTATTCGAGCGCGGTGCTGAACCTGACTCTCGTGGACTTACCCGGTCTGGTCATGAACGCCGTTGGCGATCAGCCAAAGGACATTGACCGCCAGATCAAGGATATGGTGACGCGCTACGTGTTGCCCAAGAACACGATCATTCTGGCTATTTCTCCTGCCAACACCGATCTTGCCACGAGCCAGTCGCTGCGCCTGGCGAAGCAGCTGGACCCCGAGGGTGTGCGCACGGTCGGTGTGCTCACCAAGATTGACTTGATGGACAAGGGCACAGACTGCTTTGACGTACTGCAGAACAGAGTCCTACAACTCCGCCACGGCTTCGTTGGCGTTGTGTGCCGTAGTCAGCAGGATATCAACGATTGCAAGTCGATGGAGGATGCCCGGCGGAGCGAGTACGAGTTCTTTGCAAACTCGCCCATCTACTCCCCCATCGCGGAGGAGGCCGGCACCGCCTACCTTAGCAAGAAGCTGAACTTCttgctgctggagcacatCAAAGCCGTCATTCCAGACCTGAAGCACCACGTGGACCAGCTGATGGAAGCCACCAAGAAGCAGATGGAGAAGCTGGGCATGTTTGAGCAGGATATCACCGAGCCCACTGCACAGCTGCTGTACCTCATCAAGGTTTTCAGTGACGCGCTTAATCAGACGATTGATGGTGGTATCACGGATGCCACGAAGGAGCTGCTTGGTGGGGCGCGTCTGGACTACATCTTCCACGAGTGCTTCGCCACCTACGTGACCAGCCTGAGCGCCACGAAGGATCTCACAGACGACTACATCCGCATCAATACGCGTAACATGGCCGGTATGCATGCCACTCTGTTCCCCTCCGACCAGGTGTTTGTCGCCTTGTCGAAGCAGCAGATCAACCGTCTTGAGGAGCCGTGCATCAAGTGCGTCACGTTCGTCTACGAGGAGCTGGGCAAGATCGTCGAAATCTGCGCTGGAAAGGTGGACCGCTATCCGAACCTGAAGGAGGCCGTCATTGCGATCTGCAAGAAGATGCTGTTTGACTACCGCCTGCCGACCTcaacgcacgtgcgcaccaTCATCAAAGCCGAGCGCGGCTTCATTAACGTGAAGCATCCTATGATGGACGAgttggcgcagcgcgcgctctcgaATATCTACGGCACCACGAGCGGAGAAtcatcctcgccgccgcggaaTTCGAGTGGCCCGAACGCCTCAGCGGCTGGGGGTACACAGGCGGATCCGAAGCAGAGCGGCAAGGACATTAAGAAGGACGACAAGAGGGGCGTCAGGGATGAAAAGAGGCCGGAGAAGCCGAAGGAGCAGGGCAATACCGACAGTGCCATAAGCCCCGGAAACAAGTCCGACATGAACGATGTACCATCGCGCATTATGCTAGGCAAAACCATGACGATGCACGAGCAGTTCATGAACAGCGCCATTCGCGAGATGGTGGAGGGCTATTTTTCGATTGTGAAGGGCAACGTCGCCGATCAGGTACCCAAGGCCATCACACTGCTTATGATCACTCGCCTGCGGGAAGAGGTCTATGCGCGCCTGGTGAGTGAGTTGTACTCGGACAAGACAGCGAAGGCACTGCTCTCCGAGCCCCCAGGCATTGCGACGCAGCGCAAGGCGGCCAAGGAGATGCTGGAGGCCCTCACCAAGGCACAGAATGCGCTCAACAGCGTGCGCGACTACCAGCTCACCAAGGAACCGGCCTCGTCCATGCAAGCTGGCACCTAA
- a CDS encoding conserved hypothetical protein (previous protein_id=AAZ09678.1): MARITVELLRRRAEHNEGCLSNLKEIALHQQDIEKIDLIGDACRQLEIIYLCNNYISRIEGLRHLKWLKYLNLAVNNITVIDGLQGCEALERLDLTLNFIAEPTSVQTLLANPFLESLHLTGNPCTKTEGYRAYVIHSLPQLKELDGDEIIRAERITARQAEDVVIEVAEEEAVRVREAERIKQEMLAKGIDPFPPKYNDKGERVYGHTPEERLQILHEQQEMERKKREEQSTPQPGSIAALHQELKRQQQPSQRLTAEEERSKFGRLLLRNEPRVPFHMNQDDAAEFVLTVDPGKFISTTLLSVQVEVDVVRVFIKGKLLQVPVEDELAADAAQVQRSTTTGQLKVMVPYAPEVQERRGGARARLRGLREVTEKASSATGTSAASTTPPPTASPPKVAEPPTRSTLLEIEGRMRGSSSPSLSINQPGTTGTLSSSGKNTTTASSGIVKSVKDISPVPSTMKVSADAATLASQSMTAVLTPTTAASSH, encoded by the coding sequence atggCCCGGATTacggtggagctgctgcgtcgccgcgcggAGCACAACGAGGGCTGCCTCTCGAATCTGAAAGAGATTGCTCTTCATCAGCAGGACATTGAAAAGATTGATCTCATCGGCGATGCATGCCGCCAGCTGGAGATTATCTACCTCTGCAACAATTACATCAGCCGCATCGAAGGACTACGGCACCTGAAGTGGCTGAAGTACCTCAACCTCGCCGTAAACAATATTACAGTAATTGACGGGCTTCAAGGGTGCGAGGCGCTGGAACGGCTGGACCTCACGCTGAACTTCATTGCGGAGCCGACGTCGGTGCAGACACTGCTCGCGAATCCGTTTCTGGAGTCGCTGCACCTGACAGGCAACCCATGCACGAAGACGGAGGGTTACCGCGCCTATGTCATTCATTCATTGCCTcagctgaaggagctggaCGGCGATGAGATCATCAGAGCGGAGCGCAtcacggcgcggcaggcggaGGATGTGGTGATTGAGgtggccgaggaggaggcggtgagggtgcgcgaggcggagcgcatCAAGCAAGAGATGCTAGCAAAGGGAATAGACCCGTTTCCGCCGAAGTACAACGATAAGGGCGAGCGTGTGTACGGACACACACCGGAGGAGCGTTTGCAGATCTTgcacgagcagcaggagatggagcggaagaaaagggaagagcaGTCGACCCCGCAGCCCGGCAGCATCGCTGCTCTCCATCAGGAACTGAAGAGGCAGCAACAGCCGTCGCAGCGCCTgaccgccgaggaggagcgcagcAAGTTTGgtcgtctgctgctgcgcaacgaACCCCGCGTGCCTTTCCACATGAACCAGGACGACGCTGCGGAGTTCGTGCTCACTGTGGATCCTGGCAAGTTCATCTCCACCACGCTGCTCTCTGTGCAGGTAGAGGTTGATGTGGTGCGGGTTTTCATCAAGGGGAAGCTACTCCAGGTGCCGGTTGAGGACGAGCTAGCggcggacgcggcgcaggtgcagcgCTCTACCACGACCGGGCAGCTAAAGGTGATGGTGCCGTACGCACCGGAGGTGCAGGAACGACggggcggcgcgcgtgcgcgtctcaGAGGGCTACGCGAGGTGACCGAAAAGGCTTCCAGCGCAACCGGGACGAGTGCGGCGAGTACAACCCCACCGCCTACAGCTTCTCCTCCAAAGGTGGCTGAACCACCCACTCGCTCCACACTCCTGGAGATCGAGGGTCGCATGCGCGGTAGCTCATCACCATCCCTATCGATCAATCAGCCGGGGACAACAGGCACactcagcagcagtggcaagAACACCACCACGGCGAGCAGTGGCATCGTAAAATCTGTGAAGGACATCTCGCCTGTGCCGTCTACCATGAAGGTTTCCGCAGATGCGGCTACATTGGCGTCTCAGTCCATGACCGCAGTGCTAACTCCGACCACTGCGGCATCGAGTCACTGA
- a CDS encoding hypothetical protein (previous protein_id=AAZ09679.1), which produces MSTTSSPDEASCDVEKEGKGISPVTRTGKRFAECALMDLPDKYSSAFPYLRGARLFFFDVVSKLNRIGARNKRVVFVTDYTIGVASKRGHVSRCAKVEDISELICDAQTRALGVRMRSRPFAIVPKDFSRWNCFHEMPVDLLLHATSAAQYEALINVLSFVHHTSTHEALLCRSLKQYETWKASLVLAPDGSRVKKAVQYYAIPVTPSERSTDAATLSATRSQETSASLSAVRAPRQVALLSAGDSASRFTSGPDVSATAPKLRHWSSLGASSSFTPSGVGGHRTALGLSPFSLSPSPAPPLVEFSRDIEAVPTSATRRGVNPLLKADRKAPNAS; this is translated from the coding sequence ATGAGCACCACTTCTTCACCCGACGAGGCCTCGTGTGATGTGGagaaggaagggaagggCATCTCCCCCGTGACGCGGACGGGTAAACGATTCGCGGAGTGCGCTCTCATGGACCTCCCGGACAAGTACAGCAGTGCCTTTCCTTACCTACGAGGTGCTCGACTTTTTTTCTTTGACGTGGTGAGTAAGCTCAACCGTATCGGTGCCCGCAACAAGCGTGTCGTCTTTGTCACAGACTACACGATTGGTGTAGCCTCGAAGCGGGGGCACGTCTCGCGGTGCGCCAAAGTCGAGGACATTTCGGAACTTATCTGCGATGCTCAGACGCGTGCCCTTGGCGTCCGCATGCGAAGTCGCCCCTTCGCCATTGTACCCAAGGACTTCTCTCGCTGGAACTGCTTCCACGAGATGCCGGTTGACCTCTTGCTGCACGCGACATCTGCGGCGCAGTATGAGGCACTCATAAACGTGTTGAGCTTTGTGCATCATACCTCCACccacgaggcgctgctgtgccgctcGCTCAAGCAGTACGAGACGTGGAAGGCATCACTGGTTTTGGCGCCTGACGGGTCGCGTGTGAAGAAGGCAGTGCAGTACTATGCCATACCCGTGACCCCGTCGGAGAGGAGCACTGACGCCGCCACGTTAAGTGCTACTCGATCGCAGGAGACAAGTGCAAGCCTATCGGCTGTTCGTGCACCGAGGCAAgttgccctcctctccgcaGGTGACTCAGCATCACGCTTCACGAGTGGACCGGATGTGTCTGCCACAGCGCCGAAGCTGCGACACTGGTCCTCGTTGGGTGCCAGCTCTTCTTTCACTCCCTCTGGCGTTGGCGGTCATCGGACAGCGCTGGGATTGTCGCCGTTCAGCCTCAGCCCATCGCCGGCGCCTCCGCTAGTCGAGTTCTCAAGAGATATAGAGGCCGTGCCGACCTCTGCAACGCGGCGTGGTGTCAACCCGCTGCTGAAGGCTGACAGAAAGGCCCCCAATGCGTCGTGA